The following proteins are encoded in a genomic region of Notolabrus celidotus isolate fNotCel1 chromosome 19, fNotCel1.pri, whole genome shotgun sequence:
- the LOC117831484 gene encoding golgin subfamily A member 6-like protein 22, which yields MLSKKQEGRSFGNGRLRDQWEKMSQNVADQNKQDAEWKKQSTNKIAGSKWNYHWSLVATGDFKRLTSGQNETDNKPKIKFKVVPPPPKTKPEPPPPPPPPKQESPPRPRRPKRKVEVDVFRIYWKDSWQSLKPPKYLYLKAKELKARILGFTTIELPDNRKYKQTACQPEEEWTISAERWSRSWKQVKSPAQLEPPEETQFQWEVLYERKFKGKAEIMVYALPPWAGTWKIMNFPFRQYKPEWDVIWEDYQQDFSDKLWELEQLEEEEELEDWEDSWKLSEADIETEYQTDDETEYDSEEETDEESEYESEDVSDDETLSESSDGPETCMTTRINDVFMPGWSNSWLMSAAPPVEAEERQKSWSSCWGFSQQFRWREASLMSHHRHIAMLTEKREATNLLLTSPLDEESAETTDWTDAWKTLKRWIPPVEEESEEDEEEEEEEEEEAHEKEEEKEEVHEEEEEDDEGVDDEEDEGVDEEEEEKEVEKDTKKEEELHTTNEIKEDKEIINKEDEDEEDKEEEEDEGVDEDDEAEEDDDEENEEEDNEEQKEDNVGGHKEKEENKKLDTEQGSEEEEEEEDEDEFEEAQEGREEEEEDKHMKETGEEEEDEDEEDEEFVDVEDENKEVDKGKGKEEHKKTGNEDVEEEEELKQKHAHERKENKDVNKKSEEDEDEEEEEEEEEEEEEEEEKESDKKNKKINKEEEEEEEEEEEEEEEEEEDEEEEEEEEDEEEEEEEEDEKKDKDAAVKRKEEDEEEEEEEEEEEEDEEEEEEEEDEKKDKDAAVKRKEEDEEEEEDEEEEKEEDEEDDEEEEEVEEKKEEKDDEEEQEVEEKKEEEKATTEEEEEEEEEEEEEEEEEEEEEEEEEEEEEEEEDEEEEDN from the exons ATGTTGTCCAAAAAGCAGGAGGGGAGGTCGTTCGGTAACGGGCGGCTGAGAGACCAATGGGAGAAGATGTCTCAGAACGTGGCCGACCAGAACAAACAGGATGCTGAGTGGAAAAAGCAAAGTACCAACAAAAT AGCAGGCTCAAAGTGGAATTATCACTGGTCTCTCGTCGCCACCGGAGACTTTAAGAGACTCACCAGCGGCCAAAATGAAACCGACAACAAGCCCAAAATCAAATTCAAAGTCGTCCCCCCTCCACCCAAAACCAaacctgagcctcctcctcctccacctcctccaaagCAAGAATCCCCGCCCAGACCACGCAGGCCAAAACGTAAAGTGGAGGTGGACGTGTTTCGGATATACTGGAAAGATTCCTGGCAGAGTCTGAAGCCTCCGAAGTATCTCTACCTGAAGGCCAAAGAGCTGAAAGCCAGAATCCTGGGATTCACCACCATAGAGCTGCCCGATAACAGGAagtacaaacaaacagcatgcCAACCCGAGGAGGAATGGACGATTTCTGCGGAGAGATGGAGCCGCTCCTGGAAACAG GTGAAGAGTCCGGCTCAGCTGGAGCCGCCTGAGGAGACACAGTTCCAGTGGGAGGTTTTGTATGAGAGGAAGTTTAAAGGTAAAGCTGAGATCATGGTGTACGCTCTGCCTCCCTGGGCGGGTACCTGGAAGATCATGAACTTTCCCTTCAGACAGTATAAACCTGAGTGGGATGTAATCTGGGAGGATTACCAACAAGACTTCAGTGACAAACTTTGGGAGCTGGAACAACTCGAGGAGGAG gaggagctggaggactgGGAGGATTCATGGAAACTTTCAGAGGCAGATATTGAAACAGAATACCAAACAGACGATGAGACAGAGTATGATTCAGAAGAAGAGACGGACGAGGAGTCAGAGTATGAATCAGAGGACGTATCAGACGATGAGACTCTTTCAGAAAGCTCCGACGGCCCTGAAACATGTATGACGACGAGGATAAACGATGTGTTCATGCCCGGGTGGAGTAACTCCTGGCTGATGTCTGCAGCTCCCCCGGTGGAGGCAGAAGAGCGTCAGAAGAGCTGGAGCTCCTGCTGGGGATTCAGTCAACAGTTCAG gTGGCGTGAGGCTTCACTGATGTCTCATCATCGACACATTGCCATGCTGACGGAGAAACGTGAAGCCACTAACCTGCTGCTCACGTCACCGCTGGACGAAGAGAGCGCAGAGACGACAGACTGGACCGACGCCTGGAAGACCCTGAAACGATGGATCCCACCTGTGGAGGAGGAATCTGAagaggacgaggaagaggaagaggaggaggaggaagaagcacatgaaaaagaggaggagaaggaagaagtacatgaagaagaggaggaggacgatgaAGGAGTGgacgatgaggaggatgagggagtagatgaggaggaggaagagaaggaagttGAGAAGGAcacaaagaaggaagaagaattACACACAACAAACGAGATCAAGGAGGACAAAGAAATTATCAACAAggaagatgaggatgaggaggataaggaggaagaggaggatgaaggagtgGATGAAGACGATGAGGcagaagaggatgatgatgaagagaatGAGGAAGAAGACAATGAAGAACAGAAAGAGGACAACGTTGGAGGAcacaaggagaaggaggagaataaGAAGTTAGACACAGAGCAGGgcagtgaggaggaagaggaggaagaagatgaagatgagttTGAGGAAGcacaggaggggagggaggaagaggaggaggacaaacacatgaaagagactggtgaggaggaggaagatgaagatgaggaggatgaagaattTGTAGATGTTGAGGATGAAAACAAGGAAGTAGATAAAGGAAAGGGAAAAGAAGAACACAAGAAAACAGGTAATGAAgatgtggaggaagaggaggaactcaaacagaaacatgcacatgagagaaaagagaacaaagaCGTGAACAAGAagagtgaggaggatgaagatgaagaggaggaggaggaggaggaggaagaggaggaggaggaggaggaaaaagaatcagacaagaaaaacaagaaaatcaacaaagaagaagaggaggaggaggaggaagaggaagaggaggaggaagaggaa gaggaagacgaagaagaagaggaggaggaagaagatgaagaagaggaggaagaagaagaagacgaaaaGAAGGACAAAGACGCCGcggtgaaaagaaaagaagaggacgaggaggaggaagaagaagaagaggaggaggaagaagatgaagaagaggaggaagaagaagaagacgaaaaGAAGGACAAAGACGCCGcggtgaaaagaaaagaagaggacgaggaggaggaagaagatgaggaggaggaaaaagaggaggatgaagaagacgatgaagaggaagaagaggtggaggagaaaaaggaggaaaaagatgatgaagaggaacaagaggtggaggagaaaaaggaggaagag AAAGCaacaacagaggaggaagaagaagaagaggaggaggaagaagaagaggaggaagaggaagaagaggaggaggaagaagaagaggaggaagaggaagaagaagaagatgaagaggaggaggacaactGA